One window of the Trifolium pratense cultivar HEN17-A07 linkage group LG2, ARS_RC_1.1, whole genome shotgun sequence genome contains the following:
- the LOC123906548 gene encoding uncharacterized protein LOC123906548: MKSERGMSGSQVLTSQGADGDRRLICEADPSGSTGSSFIQVETEAMKEEAQVLLASFTYVRCFGVALTKAHNSLLRVLIGELQSKVPALVDRNSEPGETRTRRAVPSKRTKVNMLPINELTWPELARRYILAFLSMDGNLESVEITARESGKLFCCLRGDGGLLSGSLTGVAGMEADALLLEEAMKKIFGSLSRENDVLIIKGRIKAYLLHISDSDNQHMNSIEGQLRPVPVAVESQCTDKSLKSFPSSNHMHQAINGYSGATHIQGNNYQKCEIRDVSTCATYQQGKCIYLSLRKLLPVKVIKHFIAYEAMVVCCAVPLLAWLGYKLMHCCSRRL, encoded by the exons ATGAAATCTGAGAGGGGAATGAGTGGAAGTCAAGTTTTAACTTCACAAGGGGCTGATGGTGATCGCCGACTAATATGTGAAGCTGATCCATCGGGTTCCACAGGAAGTTCTTTTATTCAAGTGGAAACAGAAGCAATGAAAGAGGAAGCCCAAGTTTTGCTCGCATCTTTCACCTATGTCAGATGCTTTGGTGTAGCTTTGACCAAGGCCCATAATTCATTACTAAGAGTGCTAATAGGTGAACTGCAATCAAAGGTGCCTGCTTTGGTGGATCGGAATTCTGAACCCGGAGAAACTCGGACAAGACGTGCAGTTCCTTCTAAACGAACCAAGGTCAATATGCTTCCTATCAATGAATTGACTTGGCCAGAACTAGCTCGTAGATATATCTTGGCTTTCTTATCAATGGATGGTAACCTCGAGTCTGTGGAAATTACTGCCCGTGAAAGTGGTAAACTATTTTGTTGCTTACGAGGCGATGGTGGTTTGCTGAGCGGTTCCCTTACTGGCGTGGCTGGGATGGAAGCTGATGCACTG TTGCTTGAGGAGGCTATGAAGAAGATTTTTGGTTCTTTGAGCAGAGAAAATGATGTACTCATCATAAAAGGGCGGATAAAAGCATATCTGTTACACATTTCAGATTCTGATAACCAACATATGAATTCAATAGAAGGACAACTTAGGCCTGTTCCTGTGGCTGTGGAGTCTCAATGTACAGATAAATCCCTCAAGTCTTTTCCATCGTCAAATCATATGCATCAAGCAATAAATGGCTACAGTGGAGCAACTCATATTCAGGGTAATAACTACCAGAAATGTGAGATAAGGGATGTATCTACTTGTGCAACATACCAGCAAGGAAAATGTATCTACTTGAGTCTGCGGAAATTACTGCCCGTGAAAGTGATAAAGCATTTCATTGCTTACGAGGCGATGGTGGTTTGCTGTGCGGTTCCCTTACTGGCGTGGCTGGGATACAAGCTGATGCACTG
- the LOC123906546 gene encoding uncharacterized protein LOC123906546 — MEAAAAAGSRVLLPCSQGGGDEESMRVLFREGIELAINFCSAIQQNVNYGYLGSDPYLRIHNLCDCIFSCFIQSKDPPTTKIALKELLHSFLDYPMSHNKCIKEVSDELLSMYQECLHGDFTSIQLLKEANARRPIWKQLNNFEIPKDPSLEKIKKLNLIIFDGCQDRVARKVSYKKKSTLIRLYRSYKKNQQRLARKSSAKEKAVCNYVTETPSVELNISCLKANSSEMDASGVLQGDSMKVFKEGVNLFINKLWARHFSISHGGPNPTPMLQYLTDVIFFWFTQTIKPLSFDHIVRILKNETDCLPYGTMHYHLIKEGAKKLMVLYEDCLQGNFSSVDILREESLSWASSFEETTATVTHRHGYGTHTRWE; from the exons atggaagctgctgctgctgctggtTCTAGAGTGCTGCTGCCTTGCAGCCAAGGAGGAGGAGACGAGGAGTCAATGAGAGTATTATTCAGGGAAGGGATTGAATTGGCTATCAATTTTTGTAGTGCGATTCAACAAAATGTTAACTATGGATACTTAGGCAGTGACCCCTATTTAAGAATTCACAACCTTTGTGACTGCATATTTTCCTGTTTCATTCAATCCAAAGACCCACCTACAACAAAAATTGCACTCAAGGAACTACTTCATTCTTTCCTTGATTATCCCATGTCTCATAATAAATGCATTAAAGAGGTTTCTGATGAACTACTGTCTATGTACCAAGAATGTTTACATGGTGATTTTACCTCTATTCAGTTACTCAAGGAAGCCAATGCTCGTCGTCCAATCTGGAAACAACTAAATAACTTTGAAATCCCAAAAGACCCTTCTCTTGAGAAAATTAAGAAACTCAATCTTATCATATTTGATGGTTGCCAAGATAGGGTTGCAAGGAAAGTCTCCTATAAGAAGAAATCCACTCTTATCCGACTTTATCGTAGTTATAAGAAGAACCAACAAAGGCTTGCAAGGAAATCCTCCGCTAAGGAAAAGGCGGTATGTAACTATGTAACGGAAACTCCCTCCGTCGAACTCAATATTAGTTGTCTGAAGGCTAATTCGTCTGAGATGGACGCTTCTGGAGTGCTGCAAGGAGACTCAATGAAAGTGTTTAAAGAAGGGGTCAATTTGTTTATCAATAAGTTGTGGGCGCGTCATTTTAGTATTTCTCATGGTGGCCCTAATCCCACCCCAATGCTTCAATATCTTACCGATGTCATCTTCTTTTGGTTCACTCAAACCATAA AGCCGCTTTCTTTTGATCACATAGTAAGGATACTCAAGAACGAAACCGATTGTCTCCCGTATGGTACTATGCATTATCACCTCATTAAAGAG GGAGCTAAGAAACTCATGGTTTTGTATGAAGACTGCTTACAAGGTAATTTTAGCTCCGTCGATATACTCAGGGAGGAAAGCCTGTCTTGGGCGAGCTCTTTTGAAGAAACTACAG CGACAGTGACGCATAGGCATGGGTATGGTACCCATACTCGGTGGGAATGA